A single region of the Vanacampus margaritifer isolate UIUO_Vmar chromosome 13, RoL_Vmar_1.0, whole genome shotgun sequence genome encodes:
- the uqcrh gene encoding cytochrome b-c1 complex subunit 6, mitochondrial, producing the protein MVIDDKMITNGEPDDEEEEEDAEDLVDPLEMMREKCAEIEHCVHNQARLEQCQTRVNSRSSTTEDCTEELFDFLHARDHCVAHKLFHSVK; encoded by the exons ATGGTCATTGACGACAAAATGATCACGAACGGAGAACCAGACGAC gaggaagaagaagaggatgcGGAAGACTTGGTG GATCCACTGGAAATGATGCGAGAAAAGTGTGCAGAGATAGAGCACTGTGTCCACAATCAGGCACGTCTGGAGCAATGCCAGACCCGAGTGAACTCTCGTTCCTCCACAACGGAAGACTGCACCGAGGAACTTTTTGACTTTCTCCATGCTCGGGACCACTGT GTGGCGCACAAACTTTTCCATTCAGTTAAATAA
- the LOC144062803 gene encoding uncharacterized protein LOC144062803: MPDLCILLSALLLAASATESPNSTEGDENEVQKSTEPDLVKDQIENLIGNLSKAASHAPTMATSINTAAQSQVSTTPLSQLANTAVSQAPTISARQLSSLAPQCPGNQVMLEGNSDCGCPSDMMKTGDICTCPLGFSLDGAAGCKDVDECGEEAPCGPRANCTNTPGSYSCRCRRGYLPGAGGCQDVDECALAAVTGLRACDGNSECTNTLGSFTCSCPVGYVMAQKGQKCQDTNECASGAHGCDVNAHCGNIIGSYFCQCYQGFNGDGHSCFDIDECAANNGNCEHNCTNEPGGYSCLCASGYQRNQNGHGCTDVDECLSLNGSCAQLCVNTAGSFHCWCGPGYQLHIDGRTCVDIDECKLQNGGCSHTCTNSPGGHDCHCPPPLLLDTDNLTCSNVTSCKLRNGGCDHICTTRAEGHFQCSCHTGWKLSKDRRSCEDVDECGDFANGGCEQSCENHPGAFNCTCKEGYQVQTDDLTKCRPVCDPPCQNYGVCVAPNSCDCPAGYPGLGCSAMCSPPCAHGGTCMRWNKCLCPPGWTGEGCHTAVCELPCANGGRCVGPATCQCPSDYTGPQCLWPLCAPACQNGGQCADVNKCSCVGGWQGARCQIEPVRCQNACKNGGVCEGLNRCRCAKGFSGSLCETAETTPCVPPCRHGATCSPLNTCTCPEGTAGRRCERLTCPVVTTVVSMARAVRKAFRESYVDRCGPLGIRLCTKYRMNQARVYLQAYRVGYKIQCPERKGR; this comes from the exons CACCAACCATGG CCACTTCCATCAACACTGCTGCTCAAAGCCAAGTGTCCACTACTCCGCTCAGCCAATTAGCAAATACCGCTGTCAGCCAAGCACCGACAATCTCTGCCCGGCAGTTGTCCAGTCTTGCTCCTCAGTGTCCCGGCAACCAGGTGATGCTTGAGGGCAACTCGGATTGCGGCTGCCCATCCGACATGATGAAGACGGGAGACATCTGCACCTGTCCACTTGGCTTCAGTCTTGACGGAGCAGCAGGGTGCAAAG ACGTGGACGAGTGTGGAGAAGAAGCACCGTGTGGTCCTCGCGCAAACTGCACCAACACGCCAGGCTCGTACTCGTGCCGATGTCGCCGCGGTTACTTGCCGGGAGCAGGAGGGTGCCAGG ATGTCGACGAGTGCGCTCTGGCTGCGGTGACGGGCCTGCGGGCCTGCGACGGCAACTCGGAGTGCACAAACACACTCGGCTCCTTCACCTGCTCCTGCCCTGTAGGGTATGTCATGGCTCAGAAAGGACAAAAATGTCAAG ATACGAACGAGTGCGCGTCAGGCGCTCACGGCTGCGACGTCAACGCTCACTGCGGCAACATCATTGGCTCCTACTTTTGTCAGTGCTACCAAGGTTTCAACGGAGACGGACATTCTTGTTTTG ACATTGACGAATGTGCCGCGAACAACGGAAACTGTGAGCACAACTGTACAAATGAACCCGGAGGCTACAGCTGTCTGTGTGCTTCCGGCTACCAACGGAATCAAAATGGACACGGATGCACAG ACGTGGACGAGTGTTTGTCCCTGAATGGAAGCTGCGCGCAACTCTGCGTCAACACTGCGGGATCCTTCCATTGCTGGTGCGGGCCCGGCTACCAGCTCCACATCGACGGCCGCACCTGCGTGG ACATTGACGAATGTAAACTTCAAAATGGCGGCTGCTCGCACACCTGCACCAATTCCCCAGGGGGACACGACTGCCACTGCCCGCCTCCTCTGCTGCTGGACACGGACAACCTCACATGCAGCA ATGTGACTTCTTGTAAACTGAGAAACGGCGGTTGCGACCACATATGCACCACGAGGGCCGAGGGCCATTTTCAGTGTAGCTGTCACACTGGCTGGAAATTGAGCAAGGACCGGAGAAGCTGCGAGG ACGTGGATGAGTGCGGAGACTTCGCAAACGGAGGCTGTGAGCAATCGTGCGAGAATCACCCTGGCGCCTTCAACTGCACCTGCAAGGAGGGCTACCAAGTGCAAACCGACGACCTCACCAAATGCCGGC CTGTGTGTGACCCCCCTTGTCAAAACTACGGAGTGTGTGTGGCGCCAAACAGCTGCGACTGTCCTGCGGGCTATCCGGGCCTCGGCTGCTCAG CCATGTGCTCCCCACCTTGCGCGCATGGAGGTACATGTATGCGCTGGAACAAATGTTTATGTCCTCCTGGCTGGACTGGAGAAGGCTGCCACACAG CCGTGTGTGAGCTGCCATGCGCTAATGGCGGTCGCTGTGTGGGTCCCGCTACCTGCCAGTGTCCCTCAGACTACACGGGTCCGCAGTGCCTTTGGC CCTTGTGCGCACCCGCCTGCCAAAATGGCGGCCAATGCGCGGACGTCAATAAGTGCTCGTGCGTCGGCGGATGGCAAGGAGCTCGCTGCCAGATAG AGCCTGTTCGGTGTCAGAATGCTTGTAAAAACGGCGGAGTGTGCGAAGGTCTAAACAGGTGTCGCTGCGCCAAAGGGTTTTCCGGAAGTCTCTGTGAAACAG CGGAGACCACCCCGTGCGTTCCTCCTTGCCGGCACGGCGCCACCTGCAGCCCACTCAACACTTGCACGTGTCCCGAGGGCACCGCAGGCCGACGCTGTGAGAGACT GACGTGCCCTGTGGTCACCACTGTGGTCAGCATGGCTCGAGCGGTGAGAAAAGCATTCAGGGAAAGTTACGTTGACCGTTGCGGACCTTTGGGGATTCGGCTTTGCACTAAATACAG GATGAACCAGGCACGTGTGTACCTGCAAGCCTACAGGGTGGGCTACAAAATACAGTGTCCAGAAAGGAAAGGCAGATGA